In one window of Microbacterium dextranolyticum DNA:
- a CDS encoding pyridoxal-phosphate-dependent aminotransferase family protein, giving the protein MIPGPIDPPARLLMGPGPISAYPSVLRAMSAPLVGQYDPFMTAAMAETQELYRGVWNTRNEATLLVDGTSRGGIEAAILSLVRPGDRVLVPVFGRFGHLLAEIAERALAEVHTIETDWGQVFPASVIEEAIVRVKPTLLALVQGDTSTTMNQPLEDIGEICRRHGVLFYTDATASLGGNAFDADAWGLDAATAGLQKCLGGPSGSSPITLSPRAVEVIQSRKKVEAGIREAGDASAADFVRSNYFDLGQILDYWGPRRLNHHTEATSMLYAARECARVMLLEGRDAVLERHAVAGAAMLAGVQALGLGVFGDVAHKMTNVVAVEIPEGVPGDAARTALLEDFGIEIGTSFGPLHGRVWRIGTMGYNARKDAVLTTLAALESVLRRFGASVPAGGGVEAAADVFRAAAASPAASDPAGAL; this is encoded by the coding sequence ATGATCCCCGGTCCCATCGATCCCCCCGCCCGCCTGCTCATGGGTCCGGGTCCGATCTCGGCCTACCCGAGCGTGCTGCGTGCGATGTCGGCGCCCCTCGTCGGCCAGTACGACCCGTTCATGACCGCGGCGATGGCCGAGACGCAGGAACTGTACCGCGGCGTCTGGAACACCCGGAACGAGGCGACGCTCCTCGTCGACGGCACGAGCCGGGGGGGCATCGAGGCGGCGATCCTCTCGCTCGTGCGCCCCGGCGATCGCGTGCTCGTGCCGGTGTTCGGCCGGTTCGGGCACCTGCTCGCCGAGATCGCCGAGCGCGCCCTCGCCGAGGTGCACACGATCGAGACCGACTGGGGGCAGGTGTTCCCGGCATCCGTCATCGAAGAGGCGATCGTGCGGGTGAAGCCGACCCTGCTCGCCCTCGTGCAGGGCGACACGTCGACCACGATGAACCAGCCGCTCGAGGACATCGGCGAGATCTGCCGCCGCCACGGGGTGCTGTTCTACACCGACGCGACGGCGTCGCTGGGCGGCAACGCGTTCGACGCGGATGCCTGGGGTCTCGACGCGGCGACCGCCGGCCTGCAGAAGTGCCTGGGTGGACCGAGCGGTTCGTCGCCGATCACGCTGAGCCCGCGTGCGGTCGAGGTGATCCAGTCGCGCAAGAAGGTCGAGGCGGGTATTCGCGAAGCCGGGGATGCCTCGGCCGCCGACTTCGTGCGATCGAACTATTTCGACCTGGGGCAGATCCTCGACTACTGGGGTCCGCGCCGGCTCAACCACCACACCGAGGCGACGAGCATGCTCTACGCGGCACGCGAGTGCGCCCGGGTGATGCTGCTCGAGGGGCGCGACGCCGTGCTCGAGCGCCACGCCGTCGCGGGCGCCGCGATGCTCGCGGGCGTGCAGGCGCTGGGGCTCGGCGTCTTCGGCGACGTCGCACACAAGATGACGAACGTCGTCGCCGTGGAGATCCCCGAAGGCGTGCCGGGGGATGCCGCGCGCACCGCCCTGCTCGAGGACTTCGGCATCGAGATCGGCACGTCGTTCGGGCCGCTGCACGGTCGCGTCTGGCGCATCGGGACCATGGGCTACAACGCCCGCAAGGACGCCGTGCTCACGACCCTCGCCGCCCTCGAGTCGGTGCTCCGCCGCTTCGGTGCGTCGGTGCCGGCGGGCGGGGGCGTGGAGGCCGCCGCCGACGTGTTCCGGGCGGCCGCGGCATCCCCCGCCGCCTCCGATCCCGCGGGAGCGCTGTGA
- a CDS encoding AtzH-like domain-containing protein has protein sequence MTTDLDDLSETSADRGEGLPVDLRAAFDAYERAIMANDLDALDAAFAPGADTLRGDAAGLLVGHDAISAFRGLRGGVSPRTIERIEYRSLADDTALIVSVSRYAGGGTGLQTQIWQRDAGVWRISAAHVTPRAQALDRSIWRTVGDPLFQGAWEGPLKGLTVAVKDLFAIKGYRIGAGNPAFLDSARAETTTAPAVSDLLRGGASLRGIARTDEFAYSIAGDNAHYGTPPNGAVPGALPGGSSSGPASAVATGQADIALATDTAGSIRVPASYQGLWGLRTSHGLVPRQGLLPLAQSFDTVGWLARDGATLQRVVDWCLSYDGSDSTESVFGESGADLPWRFTVPHEALDAIQPDTRRAFDRLLARLEASDDPALLSRASIGDLAEYHEPFRTVQGAEAWRNNGEWLSDHPGATGPAVADRFHAAASITPAEESAARAALTPLRERLNALVRDAVLILPTVPGPAPARTGSADPAQVDAVRTATLRLTTPAAVAGLPAVSIPLLTVPTALGPAPVGVCLISRSGTDIALVRLARRLSALIEETEAP, from the coding sequence GTGACCACGGATCTCGATGACTTGTCCGAGACGAGCGCCGACCGGGGCGAAGGGCTGCCGGTGGACCTGCGCGCTGCGTTCGACGCGTACGAGCGGGCGATCATGGCCAACGACCTCGACGCGCTGGATGCCGCGTTCGCGCCCGGCGCCGACACGCTCCGCGGCGACGCGGCCGGCCTGCTCGTCGGGCACGACGCGATCAGCGCGTTCCGGGGCCTGCGCGGCGGGGTGTCGCCCCGCACGATCGAACGCATCGAGTACCGCTCCCTCGCCGACGACACGGCCCTCATCGTCTCGGTCTCGCGCTACGCGGGGGGCGGAACGGGCCTGCAGACCCAGATCTGGCAGCGGGATGCCGGTGTGTGGCGCATCTCGGCCGCGCACGTGACCCCCCGCGCGCAGGCGCTCGACCGCTCCATCTGGCGAACGGTCGGCGACCCGCTCTTCCAGGGGGCATGGGAGGGGCCGTTGAAGGGCCTCACCGTCGCGGTGAAGGACCTGTTCGCGATCAAGGGGTACCGCATCGGGGCGGGGAACCCGGCGTTCCTCGACTCGGCCCGCGCCGAGACGACGACGGCCCCCGCCGTCTCGGATCTGCTACGGGGCGGCGCGTCGCTGCGGGGCATCGCCCGCACCGACGAGTTCGCCTATTCGATCGCGGGCGACAACGCGCACTACGGCACGCCGCCCAACGGTGCCGTGCCCGGCGCGCTGCCCGGCGGCTCGTCGAGCGGTCCGGCCTCGGCCGTCGCCACCGGCCAGGCCGACATCGCCCTCGCGACCGACACGGCCGGGTCCATCCGGGTGCCGGCGTCGTACCAGGGCCTGTGGGGCCTGCGCACGTCGCACGGGCTCGTGCCGCGCCAGGGGCTGCTGCCGCTCGCGCAGAGCTTCGACACGGTCGGGTGGCTCGCGCGCGACGGCGCGACGCTCCAGCGCGTCGTCGACTGGTGCCTGAGCTACGACGGGTCGGATTCGACCGAGTCGGTCTTCGGCGAGTCCGGGGCCGATCTGCCGTGGCGGTTCACCGTGCCGCACGAGGCGCTCGACGCCATCCAGCCCGACACTCGGCGGGCGTTCGATCGCCTGCTGGCGCGGCTCGAGGCATCCGATGACCCGGCCCTGCTCTCGCGCGCGAGCATCGGCGATCTGGCGGAGTACCACGAGCCGTTCCGCACCGTGCAGGGCGCCGAGGCCTGGCGCAACAACGGCGAGTGGCTGAGCGATCACCCGGGTGCCACGGGGCCCGCGGTCGCCGACCGCTTCCACGCGGCGGCCTCGATCACGCCGGCTGAGGAGTCCGCCGCCCGCGCGGCGCTCACCCCGCTGCGCGAGCGCCTGAACGCCCTCGTGCGCGACGCCGTGCTGATCCTGCCGACCGTCCCCGGGCCCGCACCCGCGCGCACGGGATCGGCGGACCCTGCGCAGGTGGATGCCGTGCGCACCGCCACGCTGCGCCTCACGACCCCCGCCGCGGTCGCCGGCCTCCCCGCCGTGTCGATTCCGCTCCTCACGGTGCCGACTGCGCTCGGGCCCGCGCCCGTGGGCGTGTGCCTCATCTCGCGCAGCGGCACCGACATCGCCCTCGTGCGCCTTGCGCGGCGCCTGTCCGCGCTGATCGAAGAAACGGAAGCTCCATGA
- a CDS encoding acetamidase/formamidase family protein produces the protein MTILQPGVGEITGDHYVAATPGTVLWGRLPCAADAPVLEVEPGATVTFDTISHEGILPDQGQDPLAYFTGHGVPADQVLSDAIEVAATVARDAAADGPHVVTGPVFVTGAEPGDLLKITVVDLRPRVPYGVISNRHGKGALVGVLPRGPENVSVFTPVEDGAGALPLVEGGDRVVRFPLAPFLGTMGVAVAGDERPHSVPPGAHGGNIDINLLVEGAVLYLPVQVPGALAYVGDPHFAQGDGEVALTALEASLRATVRFDVVPRAEALAAFGEVTGPLVRTAEYLVPTGLDPDLNEAMRKAVRAALDLLQARYGMDEHLAYAYLSAATDFDISQVVDIVCGVHARIREADFDAVRPAGDAA, from the coding sequence ATGACGATCCTGCAGCCGGGCGTCGGTGAGATCACCGGCGACCACTATGTGGCGGCGACGCCGGGCACCGTCCTGTGGGGGCGCCTGCCCTGCGCCGCCGATGCGCCCGTGCTCGAGGTCGAGCCCGGAGCCACCGTGACCTTCGACACGATCAGCCACGAAGGCATCCTGCCCGATCAGGGGCAGGATCCGCTCGCCTACTTCACGGGCCACGGCGTGCCGGCCGACCAGGTGCTGAGCGACGCGATCGAGGTCGCGGCGACCGTCGCGCGCGACGCCGCCGCCGACGGTCCGCACGTCGTCACGGGGCCGGTGTTCGTCACGGGCGCCGAGCCCGGCGACCTGCTCAAGATCACCGTCGTCGACCTTCGACCCCGCGTGCCGTACGGCGTCATCTCGAACCGGCACGGCAAGGGCGCCCTCGTCGGCGTCCTCCCGCGCGGGCCCGAGAACGTGAGTGTCTTCACCCCCGTCGAGGACGGGGCCGGTGCGCTGCCGCTCGTCGAGGGCGGCGACCGGGTGGTGCGGTTTCCGCTGGCGCCCTTCCTCGGCACGATGGGGGTCGCCGTCGCCGGTGACGAACGCCCCCACTCCGTGCCGCCCGGCGCGCACGGCGGCAACATCGACATCAACCTGCTCGTCGAAGGCGCGGTGCTGTACCTGCCGGTGCAGGTTCCCGGCGCCCTCGCCTACGTCGGCGACCCGCACTTCGCCCAGGGCGACGGCGAGGTCGCCCTCACCGCCCTCGAGGCATCCCTGCGTGCGACCGTCCGCTTCGACGTCGTGCCGCGCGCCGAGGCGCTCGCCGCCTTCGGCGAGGTGACCGGCCCGCTCGTGCGCACGGCCGAGTATCTCGTGCCCACGGGCCTCGACCCCGACCTGAACGAGGCGATGCGCAAGGCCGTGCGTGCCGCCCTCGACCTGCTGCAGGCGCGGTACGGCATGGACGAGCACCTCGCCTATGCCTATCTGTCGGCGGCGACGGACTTCGACATCTCGCAGGTCGTCGACATCGTGTGCGGCGTGCACGCCCGTATCCGCGAGGCCGACTTCGACGCCGTTCGCCCCGCCGGGGACGCGGCGTGA
- the allB gene encoding allantoinase AllB: MADDTVIRAERAWIDGDFRPVQVRVTNGVISEISEPVGAPRGAVQIPDDAVLLPGLVDSHVHVNEPGRTEWEGFRSATLAAAAGGVTTIVDMPLNSIPPTTTVAALQIKRAAAAAAAHVDIGFWGGAVPENLGELGPVHEAGVFGFKSFLAPSGVDEFGHLDRAQLDAAMDEIARIGSRLIVHAEDPDLLGDGGALGRGYAAFLASRPPASEEAAIDAVIAAARRSGGRAHILHLSDAAALPAIRAAKAEGVDLTVETCPHYLTITAEEIPDGASEFKCCPPIREAGNQDLLWQGIVDGTIDAIVSDHSPSTVERKRAGSGDFGLAWGGISGLQVGLSAVWTEARRRGIPLETLLPLFTTGPARVAGLPHVGRIEVGAPAHLTVFGVDDALRIDARALQHRNPISAYDGKVLTGKIRRTWLHGQSVFDASEGGAGEAPWFRRPPSGRLLTRGTV; encoded by the coding sequence ATGGCAGACGACACGGTGATCCGAGCCGAGCGCGCGTGGATCGACGGGGACTTCCGTCCGGTGCAGGTGCGCGTGACGAACGGTGTGATCAGCGAGATCTCCGAGCCCGTCGGCGCGCCGCGGGGCGCCGTGCAGATCCCCGACGACGCGGTGCTGCTGCCCGGTCTCGTCGACTCGCACGTGCACGTCAACGAGCCGGGCCGCACCGAGTGGGAGGGGTTCCGCTCCGCGACTCTCGCCGCCGCCGCGGGTGGCGTGACGACGATCGTCGACATGCCGCTGAACTCCATTCCGCCCACCACGACCGTCGCGGCCCTACAGATCAAGCGCGCCGCCGCCGCGGCCGCGGCGCACGTCGACATCGGATTCTGGGGCGGAGCGGTGCCCGAGAACCTCGGCGAGCTCGGTCCCGTGCACGAGGCCGGCGTCTTCGGGTTCAAGAGCTTCCTCGCCCCCAGCGGCGTGGACGAGTTCGGGCACCTCGATCGCGCACAACTGGATGCCGCGATGGACGAGATCGCCCGCATCGGGTCGCGCCTGATCGTCCACGCGGAAGACCCCGACCTGCTCGGCGACGGCGGGGCGCTCGGGCGCGGGTACGCCGCGTTCCTGGCATCCCGCCCGCCCGCGAGCGAAGAGGCCGCGATCGACGCCGTCATCGCCGCCGCGCGCCGCTCGGGCGGACGCGCCCACATCCTGCACCTGAGCGACGCGGCGGCCCTGCCCGCGATCCGCGCGGCCAAAGCCGAGGGTGTCGACCTCACGGTCGAGACCTGCCCGCACTACCTGACCATCACCGCAGAAGAGATCCCCGACGGGGCGAGCGAGTTCAAGTGCTGCCCCCCGATCCGCGAGGCCGGCAATCAGGACCTCCTCTGGCAGGGCATCGTCGACGGCACGATCGACGCGATCGTCAGCGACCACTCGCCCTCCACCGTCGAGCGCAAGCGGGCCGGGTCGGGCGACTTCGGCCTCGCGTGGGGCGGCATCTCGGGTCTGCAGGTGGGCCTGTCGGCCGTGTGGACCGAGGCGCGCCGCCGTGGCATCCCGCTCGAGACCCTGCTGCCGCTGTTCACGACCGGCCCCGCCCGCGTCGCGGGGCTGCCGCACGTCGGCCGCATCGAGGTCGGCGCCCCCGCGCACCTGACGGTGTTCGGCGTCGACGACGCGCTGCGCATCGACGCGCGCGCGCTGCAGCACCGCAACCCCATCTCGGCCTATGACGGCAAGGTGCTCACCGGCAAGATCCGCCGCACCTGGCTGCACGGACAGAGCGTCTTCGACGCCAGTGAAGGGGGCGCCGGCGAGGCGCCGTGGTTTCGCCGCCCGCCGAGCGGTCGGCTTCTGACGAGGGGGACGGTATGA
- a CDS encoding aspartate/glutamate racemase family protein — translation MRILLLNPNTSRAMTAKIAAAAREVAGPGVEIDAVCPEVGPAAVETHLDEVRAALAVVELIEADLATGGSDAYVIACFGDPGLDAARVLVDVPVLGIAEAAMHVAAMAGRRFGIVTTLGRTLGRARDLVARYGMESACGSYAAIEIPVLELEETSAATLAAIEQECSVAVAAPSGEAVDAIVLGCAGMADLCDVLTPRLGVPVVDGVAAAVGLAAGMVRMGIRTSQRGEYAAPAGARKHERNPAPVTSESSRGEAAPWQTTR, via the coding sequence GTGAGGATCTTGCTCCTGAACCCCAACACCTCCCGGGCGATGACCGCGAAGATCGCGGCCGCCGCCCGGGAGGTCGCGGGGCCCGGCGTCGAGATCGACGCCGTGTGCCCCGAGGTCGGACCCGCCGCCGTCGAGACGCACCTCGACGAGGTGCGGGCGGCGCTCGCCGTGGTCGAGCTCATCGAGGCCGACCTCGCGACCGGCGGCAGCGACGCCTACGTCATCGCCTGCTTCGGCGACCCGGGCCTCGACGCCGCCCGCGTGCTCGTCGATGTGCCCGTTCTCGGCATCGCCGAGGCCGCGATGCACGTCGCGGCGATGGCGGGGCGCCGCTTCGGCATCGTCACGACCCTCGGGCGCACCCTGGGACGCGCCCGCGACCTCGTCGCCCGCTACGGCATGGAGAGCGCGTGCGGCTCGTACGCTGCCATCGAGATCCCCGTGCTCGAACTCGAGGAGACGAGCGCGGCGACCCTCGCCGCCATCGAGCAGGAGTGCTCGGTGGCCGTCGCCGCTCCCAGCGGCGAGGCGGTGGATGCCATCGTGCTGGGCTGTGCGGGCATGGCCGACTTGTGCGACGTGCTCACCCCGCGCCTGGGCGTGCCCGTCGTCGACGGGGTCGCCGCCGCGGTCGGCCTCGCCGCCGGCATGGTGCGCATGGGCATCCGCACCTCTCAGCGCGGCGAGTACGCGGCGCCCGCGGGAGCGCGGAAACACGAGCGAAACCCTGCGCCGGTAACGTCGGAGAGTTCCCGAGGAGAGGCGGCCCCATGGCAGACGACACGGTGA
- a CDS encoding NCS1 family nucleobase:cation symporter-1, giving the protein MPSTPTPAVTGPYDIVEAAGMPAGSGNMKPEYDERLANEDLAPLRKQKWSSYNIFAFWMSDVHSVGGYVTAGSLFALGLQSWQVLVALLVGIVIVQYFANLVAKPSQKTGVPYPVVNRAIFGIRGANIPAIIRGLIAIAWYGVQTFLAAESLNIVFLKFVPGSASLLDVSFLGLSALGWISYGILWVAQFLLFWNGMEVIRRFIDFAGPAVYVVMILLAIYLVSQAGIQNISFNLSTKQLGFWDSIPVMFAAIALVVSYFSGPMLNFGDFARYGKSFEAVKKGNFWGLPINFLFFSLLTVITASATVPVFGQLITDPIKTVEAIDGWFAILLGGLTFVTATVGINIVANFISPAFDFSNVAPKKISWRAGGMIAAVGSVFLTPWNWYSNDDAIHYTLGLLGALIGPLFGILIAGYYVAARQRIKTDAMFTMDAKGPYWYRKGFNPNAMKALLVAGIPAVFLGVFPKLFADMGLFDISWISDYSWFIGCGLGYASFVLFERFDPQVPTFDGESAGVSDGTIDGGADTIDSTVPAISAEIPVAAPASGAASS; this is encoded by the coding sequence ATGCCCTCGACACCCACGCCCGCAGTGACGGGCCCCTACGACATCGTCGAAGCCGCCGGCATGCCGGCCGGCTCCGGCAACATGAAGCCCGAGTACGACGAGCGGCTCGCGAACGAAGACCTCGCGCCGCTGCGCAAGCAGAAGTGGTCGTCGTACAACATCTTCGCGTTCTGGATGAGCGACGTGCACTCGGTCGGCGGCTACGTCACCGCAGGCTCGCTGTTCGCCCTCGGCCTGCAGAGCTGGCAGGTGCTCGTCGCGCTGCTGGTCGGCATCGTCATCGTGCAGTACTTCGCGAACCTCGTCGCCAAGCCCAGCCAGAAGACCGGCGTGCCCTACCCCGTGGTCAACCGGGCGATCTTCGGCATCCGCGGCGCGAACATCCCCGCCATCATCCGCGGTCTCATCGCCATCGCCTGGTACGGCGTGCAGACCTTCCTCGCGGCCGAGTCGCTGAACATCGTCTTCCTGAAGTTCGTGCCCGGCTCGGCGTCGCTCCTGGACGTGTCGTTCCTGGGCCTGTCCGCCCTCGGCTGGATCTCCTACGGCATCCTCTGGGTCGCGCAGTTCCTGCTCTTCTGGAACGGCATGGAGGTCATCCGCCGCTTCATCGACTTCGCCGGTCCCGCCGTCTACGTCGTCATGATCCTCCTCGCGATCTACCTCGTCTCGCAGGCGGGCATCCAGAACATCTCGTTCAACCTGTCGACCAAACAACTCGGCTTCTGGGACTCGATCCCCGTCATGTTCGCCGCGATCGCGCTCGTCGTGTCGTACTTCTCCGGCCCGATGCTGAACTTCGGTGACTTCGCCCGGTACGGAAAGAGCTTCGAGGCGGTCAAGAAGGGCAACTTCTGGGGCCTGCCGATCAACTTCCTGTTCTTCTCGCTGCTGACGGTCATCACCGCCTCCGCCACGGTCCCGGTCTTCGGCCAGCTCATCACCGACCCGATCAAGACGGTCGAGGCGATCGACGGCTGGTTCGCGATCCTGCTCGGCGGCCTGACCTTCGTCACGGCGACCGTCGGCATCAACATCGTCGCGAACTTCATCTCGCCAGCGTTCGACTTCTCCAACGTCGCCCCGAAGAAGATCTCGTGGCGTGCGGGCGGCATGATCGCCGCGGTCGGCTCGGTGTTCCTGACGCCGTGGAACTGGTACTCCAACGACGACGCGATCCACTACACGCTGGGCCTTCTCGGCGCGCTCATCGGACCGCTCTTCGGCATCCTGATCGCCGGCTACTACGTGGCCGCCCGCCAGCGCATCAAGACGGATGCCATGTTCACGATGGATGCGAAGGGGCCCTACTGGTACCGCAAGGGCTTCAACCCCAACGCGATGAAGGCGCTGCTGGTCGCGGGCATCCCCGCCGTCTTCCTCGGGGTCTTCCCCAAGCTGTTCGCCGACATGGGGCTGTTCGACATCTCGTGGATCAGCGACTACAGCTGGTTCATCGGCTGCGGCCTCGGCTACGCCTCGTTCGTCCTGTTCGAGCGGTTCGACCCGCAGGTGCCGACCTTCGACGGCGAGAGCGCCGGAGTCTCGGACGGCACGATCGACGGCGGCGCCGACACGATCGACTCCACCGTCCCCGCGATCTCGGCCGAGATCCCGGTGGCCGCACCGGCGAGCGGAGCAGCCTCGTCGTGA
- a CDS encoding helix-turn-helix domain-containing protein, producing the protein MTPTPASPVDTAVADASAGDVAGTVGERLRALRLRQGISARDLAARLGISPSAVSQIERGVMQPSVSRLIAISDALDVPLTSVFDAPDVDDVPATRPVDTGFGLRRASQDSAIELGSGVTFRRISPVATPGVDYFESEYPAGSSAHGGESLFRHEGYEVGTVVSGELTIDFDDERVVLRAGDAISYPCSRPHRLHNAGAEPAVARWLIVHGGH; encoded by the coding sequence ATGACCCCCACCCCGGCGAGCCCTGTCGACACCGCCGTCGCCGATGCCTCCGCCGGCGACGTCGCCGGCACCGTCGGCGAGCGCCTGCGCGCCCTGCGACTGCGTCAGGGGATATCGGCGCGCGACCTCGCCGCACGCCTCGGGATCTCGCCGAGCGCGGTCTCGCAGATCGAGCGCGGTGTCATGCAGCCGAGCGTGTCGCGGCTGATCGCGATCAGCGACGCGCTCGATGTGCCGCTGACCTCGGTGTTCGACGCTCCGGACGTCGACGACGTGCCCGCCACGAGGCCCGTCGACACCGGTTTCGGATTGCGCCGGGCCTCGCAGGATTCCGCCATCGAACTCGGCAGCGGCGTGACGTTCCGTCGGATCTCGCCCGTGGCGACGCCCGGCGTCGACTACTTCGAGTCGGAGTACCCGGCGGGCTCCAGCGCCCACGGCGGCGAATCGCTCTTCCGGCACGAGGGATACGAAGTGGGCACGGTCGTCTCGGGCGAGCTCACGATCGACTTCGACGACGAACGGGTGGTGCTGCGCGCGGGCGATGCGATCAGCTACCCCTGCTCGCGGCCCCACCGCCTGCACAACGCCGGCGCCGAACCCGCCGTGGCCCGCTGGCTCATCGTGCACGGAGGCCACTGA
- the uraD gene encoding 2-oxo-4-hydroxy-4-carboxy-5-ureidoimidazoline decarboxylase: MPHPPLTPAAFDALDDTEAASVVGVWAAITHWVDAVVAGRPYGSADALAARADALARLWTPADLDTALAHHPRIGERPRGEGAEADASRAEQSAMRTAADDTTAAIAAGNAAYERRFGRVFLIRAAGRTPDEMLGELTRRLALDDEAERTEALDQLRQIALLRLRSAVADAPASAL, encoded by the coding sequence ATGCCGCACCCCCCACTCACCCCGGCCGCTTTCGACGCTCTGGACGACACCGAGGCGGCATCCGTCGTCGGCGTGTGGGCCGCGATCACGCACTGGGTCGACGCGGTCGTCGCGGGACGCCCGTACGGTTCGGCCGACGCCCTCGCCGCGCGCGCCGACGCGCTCGCCCGGCTGTGGACGCCCGCCGATCTCGACACCGCGCTCGCACACCACCCGCGCATCGGCGAGAGACCGCGCGGCGAGGGGGCCGAAGCCGACGCGTCCCGCGCGGAACAGTCCGCGATGCGCACTGCGGCGGATGACACGACGGCGGCGATCGCCGCCGGCAACGCCGCCTACGAGCGGCGCTTCGGGCGCGTGTTCCTCATCCGTGCGGCGGGGCGCACCCCCGACGAGATGCTCGGCGAGCTCACCCGACGCCTCGCCCTCGACGACGAGGCGGAACGCACCGAGGCCCTCGACCAGCTCCGTCAGATCGCCCTGCTGCGCCTGCGCAGCGCCGTCGCGGATGCCCCGGCATCCGCCCTCTGA
- the uraH gene encoding hydroxyisourate hydrolase, giving the protein MSHLTTHILDATAGTPATGVPVVLADSSGTEVARGRTDDDGRLSIGPDALPPGDYTLTFATGLYFAGRGVETFYPSVTVEFTVGDRTHYHVPLLLSPFSYSTYRGS; this is encoded by the coding sequence ATGAGCCACCTGACCACGCACATCCTCGACGCGACCGCGGGCACACCCGCCACGGGCGTGCCCGTCGTGCTCGCGGACTCGTCCGGCACCGAAGTCGCGCGCGGTCGCACCGACGACGACGGGCGGCTCTCGATCGGTCCCGATGCGCTGCCCCCCGGCGACTACACGCTGACCTTCGCGACCGGCCTCTACTTCGCCGGTCGCGGGGTCGAGACCTTCTACCCGTCGGTGACGGTCGAGTTCACCGTGGGCGACCGCACGCACTACCACGTGCCCCTGCTGCTCAGTCCCTTCTCGTACTCCACGTACCGCGGCAGCTGA
- the hpxO gene encoding FAD-dependent urate hydroxylase HpxO, with protein sequence MKVIIVGAGIGGTSAGIALQKLGHEVVVYDQMRENKPVGAALSLWSNGVKVLNWLGLADEVAALGGDMADMVYLDGRTGQTMCDFSLAPVTAQTGQKPYPVARADLQALLMQRVGLDNVHLGMKMTRITDDGAQVTVTFADGSTDTGDVLIGADGARSITRAYVQPDGADEIVREYSGYTNFNGLIPVDAGVGRADAWTTYVADGKRAAVMPVAGDRFYFWFDVPQPAGLPYDRADGVAPLREAFAGWAPGVTSLIDAIDPAASLNRVEIWDITPFATWAKGRVAILGDAAHNTAPDIGQGACSALEDAFALGIAFATNTVSVADTLHRYERVRAERAGELVLRARRRGWETHAFDAAVTDAWYDSLRGADGAGIIRGIVGNIVDSPVNLGGGLRLE encoded by the coding sequence ATGAAGGTCATCATCGTGGGCGCCGGCATCGGCGGGACGAGCGCGGGGATCGCGCTGCAGAAGCTCGGACACGAGGTCGTCGTCTACGACCAGATGCGCGAGAACAAGCCGGTCGGTGCCGCACTGTCGCTGTGGTCGAACGGGGTGAAGGTGCTCAACTGGCTCGGCCTCGCCGACGAGGTCGCCGCCCTCGGCGGCGACATGGCCGACATGGTCTACCTCGACGGGCGCACCGGCCAGACGATGTGCGACTTCTCCCTCGCCCCCGTGACGGCACAGACCGGGCAGAAGCCCTACCCGGTGGCGCGCGCCGATCTGCAGGCGCTGCTCATGCAGAGAGTGGGGCTCGACAACGTCCACCTCGGCATGAAGATGACGCGGATCACCGACGACGGCGCACAGGTGACCGTCACGTTCGCCGACGGCTCGACCGACACCGGCGACGTGCTGATCGGCGCCGATGGCGCACGCTCGATCACGCGTGCGTACGTGCAGCCCGACGGCGCCGACGAGATCGTGCGCGAGTACTCCGGGTACACCAACTTCAACGGTCTCATCCCCGTCGACGCAGGCGTCGGGCGCGCCGACGCCTGGACGACGTATGTCGCCGACGGCAAGCGCGCCGCGGTCATGCCGGTCGCGGGAGACCGCTTCTACTTCTGGTTCGACGTGCCGCAGCCCGCGGGTCTGCCGTACGACCGTGCCGACGGCGTCGCACCCCTGCGCGAGGCCTTCGCCGGCTGGGCACCGGGCGTGACGTCGCTGATCGACGCGATCGATCCCGCGGCCTCGCTCAACCGCGTCGAGATCTGGGACATCACCCCGTTCGCCACGTGGGCGAAGGGTCGCGTCGCGATCCTCGGCGACGCGGCGCACAACACGGCGCCCGACATCGGCCAGGGGGCCTGCTCCGCGCTCGAGGACGCCTTCGCCCTCGGCATCGCGTTCGCGACCAACACCGTGAGCGTCGCCGACACCCTGCACCGCTACGAGAGAGTCCGGGCCGAACGCGCGGGCGAGCTCGTCCTGCGCGCGCGGCGACGCGGGTGGGAGACGCACGCGTTCGACGCCGCCGTGACCGACGCCTGGTACGACAGCCTGCGCGGGGCCGACGGCGCCGGCATCATCCGGGGTATCGTCGGCAACATCGTCGACAGCCCCGTCAACCTCGGCGGCGGTCTGCGACTGGAGTGA